DNA from Triticum aestivum cultivar Chinese Spring chromosome 7D, IWGSC CS RefSeq v2.1, whole genome shotgun sequence:
GCTGGAAGAACTATCATTGGTAGACTGTCGTGTTCCTGCCACCAAGTTCTCCTCTAGGACCCTGAAGAAATTAACATTTATTGCACATACCCCCTATGGCGCTGATGATGTCCATACTGATTTTGAAGACCTTGTAATAGATACCCCTAGTCTTGTTTCGCTGCATCTGGAGGACATTCCGTTGTTAACTCCTTGCCTTGTGAATGTCTCATCTGTTGTCAAGGCTTCATTTCGCCTGGATGAAGAGTGTTTCTCGAGTCCTTATGTAAGCTGCAATATTATCAGTGCCCTGTCAAATGTTACAAAGTTAAAGTTGTTCTTTGGACTTGACAATGTAAGTTTGTCTTCAACTCTGCAATGACTCATTCTTCATGTAATTGTCTTCTaactttcatttttttttcatGGTTTCGTCTTGTGTAGGAAACTGCAAGCAAGGTTCTAAGAAGAGATCTCTGGAGGTGCCAGGCATTCAACAACCTGAAAACTTTGTCTGTCAGTGGCTGGTGCGTAGATGTTGACCTCCGTGCACTGGTCTACTTTCTTCGACGCTCACCTGCCTTAGAGAAACTTACTCTGTGTCTCAGTCAGGCAAGGATATATTTCGTCTTGTCACATTGGGGTTTACTTGTTGTTCATAAAGATATTTACACGTCTTTGATTCTTGTCAGGTTGGAGCTTCAGACAGGCTTCACTGAAGGGACAACATGGAGTCCAAGGAAACAAACACATCGTTTAATTGTGAACATCTGAAGAAGGTCAAGATCAGATGCCCTCAGGGTGACAAAAGGGTGGGCAATATTGTGAATGTCATACTTGCCAGTGCCTCTGTCCCGGAATTTGTCATCAATCCGTACGAGCGCTGGGATCCTTTGGAGTAGGCCTCTCTTTGCTCCTTGATGGTAATTTTTGGTTTTCCTTTTAGTAGTTATGCTAACGAAGGCAATTAGAAACTCACTGCTATTTTCTTGTACTTGGTAGGTAGGGAGATGTGCATGACCCTTTGCCGAAGGCAAGTGTTGCTTCCGGTTTGATGTGGAAAGGCGTTTTAATGTTTGTGTGATCATGAGGCCAACAAATTAATAGTATCATTATTGTCCCTGTAACTGAATCTGGATATGTGTTTGCAGAGAAATTTGATATCGGGGTTGTGTTTGACATTATTCCGGATTACTGTAATCTCATCGTTTGGTTGACTGTTTTTCCATATTTTGCCATGTGGCTGCCCTCTCACGGTATACTCGTCCGAAACATACTCCAGTTTAAAATCATGCTGGCTGAAAACATAACAATATACAAACAGCAATTGATGGAAATGCACCGGGCAGGCCTACCTCTGTTGTAGAAAAGCTAACGTCTGAGGATAATGCCACACGCGGGCCCGCACAACAGAGGCACAAAAGTGGCGAGTGCCCTCGGCGGCCTCCCAGCAAGCGCAGCATAATAGCTTGGGATTTGGGTGATTCCAGTCTACAGATAGAGAGAGACGTTCAAGAGAGAGAGCCCCTAGCTTCCACCCCAGTTCTCTTCCTCGGTTCCTATCCTTCCCATTTCTTTAGCATCTTGCTCCCGCTTTCTACTAGTAGTTCTCAAGTAAATTAGAGGTGGCATGTTTCCCGTCGGATGAGAGATTTTACAGCATTTTAGCCTTTTCTCTCTACACCAGGGCCCTCTCCCACCTTGTGCAGTGTTTTTGAATCTCAACCGAGAAATGATGCTTCGCAGGCAGATCTGCTGAGCTGGGGACTCTCTTGTTCTTCCGCTCATTCTCGTTGGTTGGCCTTTGGTCGTCAGAATCATCGGCGGAGTGCTTTGGATCGTAGCGCTCTGCACTGTGCACGCCACCTGTTCGACTGAATGCCATGACGAAGAAGCCAGGCAAGAGAGCGAAAGCAATGGATGTTGGCGACAGGATCAGCGGCCTCCCTGACGAGCTGCTCCACCGCATCCTGTTCTCCTTGCCGGCGCAGGACGCCGTGCGCACGTGCGTGCTGTCACCAAGGTGGCGCCACCtggttgtccgcacggcacctcaaTGTCAGCACTCTGGGGTTCACCGGCGAGGCGAGATTCGCCCAGTTTGTGAATAACTTGCTGCTGCGTCGTGGCCATGCGCCTCTCGACACCTTCTGCCTGCACGCTGAGGGGCCTCACATTTTGTTTGACAATATCCGTGACACTGCCAACCTGTGGATATACCATGCCCTGAGGTGCAATGTTCAGGCGTTGAGCATTGCCGACCATGACCTGTACGAGGAAGGCGAAACAGAAGATATTCTTAGAACCTTCCACCCCGACCGTTACTCCTTTACCTCATCACACTTGAAAAGATTGCATCTTCTCTATGTTTGTGTCAGCAATTGCCTCATCAAGCACCTCTTGTCTGGCTGCCCGGCGTTGGAAGACCTAGAGATGAATGACTGTGACATCACTGCCACAGAATTTTCCTCCACCACATTGAAGAACTTGAGCATCAGCACCGTTGGTTTCTCTGTAACAAAAGATGAGGAAGTTGATATTGTTATAAATATGCCTAGTCTAGTCTCACTATGCATCGGTGCACTACTCTGTACGAAGCCTTCTTTTATCAACATGCGATCATTGTTAACAGTCTCCATTCACTCAGAACAGACAGGGTTTGAATTTGTTAATGGCTGCTCTATTCTTCGTGCTTTTTCGAACGCCAGGAACTTGACACTGCTGCACGTTGGCCCCATGGTATGCTTTATCAAGAGTAGTCATGGTTGCATTTAGTTCTTTTTCTGTCTTTTCTATAGCAGTAGCATGTTGTTTCTGCGAAGTATTTTTGTCTCAACGGCCTTTTTTGTGCTGTATTTGCAGGTTGGGAAAGAATTATTGGGAAATGAGATACTATTCCATCAAGTAGTGTTCACTAATTTGACAACTTTGTCTTTGAATGAATGGTGTTTGCATAATAGCTGCAAAGCACTGCTGTACGTGCTTAGGCACTCACCTAATTTAGAAAAGCTTACTCTTGGGTTGTCCGAGGTATGGATTTCAGAATTTCCCCGCACCTTGATGGGCACACTTGTCCATGAATCGAGTGTAATAGTCTTTGGGTGTTACCTTCAGGTTGGAGCTTTAATCTATCGACGTCCCGAGCTTTCAGGAAATTTTGCTGTGAAAATAAACCCCTGTTGCAAGGGAACAGAGACACCATTTTATTGCCAGAAGCTTAAGAAAATCAAAATCACCTGCCCAAAGCATGATAAAAGAGTCGGTGTCGTGGTGGCGATCTTATGCGCTAACCTTATCTCTCTCCCAGAAATAAATATCAAGCCATCTTGAGGTATATTATGGTAAGTTTCTTGCCCCGTCGAAATCACATGCTCATGACACATGTTGATGCTTTTACAGTTTACTAGTTAATTGCCTGTGCGCTGCAATGGGAGTATGCATATTCTAGTGGTTCAACATTAGCTGTGTCTAACATATACCTTTTAGGATCCTCATGGACATTGGGAAGCATTGTCGGATTTTTTGGAGGAACCGGTTAAGCTCCCCTAAAATATCTCCTCTAAATCTCTATATAGGGAACACCCCTATGAAGATTCTACCCTAAAATTTGTTTAACTTCAGCATCACCCCTAAATCTTAACCCCTATATTTCAATATCCTATATCTTATTAATTTTATGGAACTACCAAATTCATATGTTTATCTTTCTAATACCCTGCATTTTCAGTTGAAGAGTGAAATTATTGCTCCAAGCCTCCAATACAAAAATAACACGCAAAACAAACAGTCAAAAGAAAATTTATACTTTTCTTATATGTACTATAACACATGAAAGAAAAAAACCACAAACAACACATTTTCACCAGAATAGACATCTAGCAGCATGAAGTAATTGCAATGATTCCATATACATCTCTCTATTTTATCTAGCAATCAGCAATTACTAAATAAAACCTAGCAATCATGGCAATCCTCAGCATTAGACAATCAGCCCATGTATAAACTGTCACAGTGCCACACAACCCAGTATAATGAGCCCCAGTTTAATCAGCAGTGTCATCTaaacccctctcactctctctagTCTCTACTATTATTCCTCTCCTGTGACCACACACAGCAACAACAACATATGCACACAGGCACATAGCAGCAACCTCTCAATCCTGGGATCTTAGTTCGGCCTGTATACCATAAGAATAGGAGATGggatgtagaagaaaatacaaaaaGCCCAGCAAGCACTCCAACCCGTCTCGCGATCCGCACGAACAACCGGCCAGCCAGCCACCTGCCTCGCTTCAGCGATTCCCTTCCGCCCATCCTGATTTTATTCGCCGCCAGCCTCCTGCCTTGCCGGCGACTCGCCGTCACGGCACGGATTTGAATGGGATTAAAGAAAATGCCACTGCTATTACTTTTactgaaatgaaaaaaaatacatcATGTCCTTCCCTAGCAAAACCAAGTTGATGCATATCTATGACACGACCTTGACACATGGAGATTTGGAATATCTTTTAGAAGATAAGATATGGGTGGACAACGAGGTCAGCTAAGGTATACTCCAATGGTCATACTTAGGTACATCAAGAATGTCTAATTTATTTGTTATTTTTTCTACTATAGGTCATAAATGCATACATTTTCTGCCTAAGGGTCCAAGAAAAATATTGTAGAGCGGGTGCATGTGTATTCTTAGATAATAGATATGGTTCCGGAATACCGAAGCGAGGTTGTGAAATTCCCATAAACCTAGAGAGTCATCCCCACATCATAAAAAAAGGTGCTTAAGTATCTACTACATGACATGGTTAGACTAATTTTCTACCTATTTTTCTACTGGTTATCCCCACATCATCAAATTACATTTTTTATCAACTTACATTGCAAGTGAAGTAAGTGGATTTCAATTATTTTTTGACTATTATTGGTTATCTTTTCTATACATGCGAAATTTTACATGCACTATGTTTAAGCCAACTCCAATGCTGTGACCCAAACGGACTCGGATTTGGTCCgccttttgtccgtttgggtcgtcaGCCGTAGGGGCGTCATGCACCCTCGTTCGCGTTTTCCCGGCTAATACGCCCAACTGGCCGGTTTTTGGCCAAATTTTAACATTTTACATTCTATTCATATAAATACAAATAAAAGTCATATAGTTTTTACATCACAATAAATAGTTTACAACCAAATAAAAATCTTATAGTTTACAACCAAATGAATTTGAAATAGTCACAAATACATTGAAAGAAAAAGAgccgatacatctattggttg
Protein-coding regions in this window:
- the LOC123165776 gene encoding F-box/LRR-repeat protein At4g14096; translation: MLATGSAASLTSCSTASCSPCRRRTPCARACCHQGGATWLSARHLNVSTLGFTGEARFAQFVNNLLLRRGHAPLDTFCLHAEGPHILFDNIRDTANLWIYHALRCNVQALSIADHDLYEEGETEDILRTFHPDRYSFTSSHLKRLHLLYVCVSNCLIKHLLSGCPALEDLEMNDCDITATEFSSTTLKNLSISTVGFSVTKDEEVDIVINMPSLVSLCIGALLCTKPSFINMRSLLTVSIHSEQTGFEFVNGCSILRAFSNARNLTLLHVGPMVGKELLGNEILFHQVVFTNLTTLSLNEWCLHNSCKALLYVLRHSPNLEKLTLGLSEVGALIYRRPELSGNFAVKINPCCKGTETPFYCQKLKKIKITCPKHDKRVGVVVAILCANLISLPEINIKPS